Proteins from one Bdellovibrio svalbardensis genomic window:
- a CDS encoding OsmC family protein — MERKASAYWRGSLLRGRGDVTTASGVLKNIPYSFATRFENAPGTNPEELVAAAHASCFSMALSGALNKAGYEAKALEVSATVTIEKEGAGYTVKSSKLKLRAQVPGIDAALFSTLTEDAKKNCPISKLLNAEITLEARLEGSQTVSPKPNQQSSAV; from the coding sequence ATGGAACGAAAGGCTTCAGCCTATTGGCGAGGATCTCTGCTACGCGGTCGCGGGGACGTCACGACAGCCAGCGGAGTTCTAAAAAATATCCCCTATTCTTTTGCTACTCGTTTTGAAAATGCCCCAGGAACAAATCCCGAAGAACTCGTCGCTGCAGCTCACGCGAGTTGCTTTTCCATGGCTTTGTCGGGGGCCCTCAACAAAGCGGGCTATGAAGCAAAAGCCTTAGAGGTGTCTGCCACGGTGACTATTGAAAAAGAGGGCGCCGGATATACTGTGAAGTCCTCGAAGCTGAAGCTGCGGGCGCAGGTTCCCGGAATAGACGCAGCTCTTTTTAGCACCCTCACCGAAGATGCGAAAAAGAATTGTCCTATTTCAAAATTGCTCAACGCCGAAATTACTTTAGAGGCTCGTTTGGAGGGCTCGCAAACGGTGTCCCCAAAGCCTAACCAGCAAAGCTCCGCTGTTTAG
- a CDS encoding NAD(P)-dependent oxidoreductase, with translation MKIGFMGLGHMGSKMAARILQAGFELSVYNRTPAAAKELVSQGAKLVESPADLHDCHIVISMLSDDKAVESVVYGDRGFLKHVEPGTIHISMSTISPSLAEHMDIDHQMVNCFLVGAPVFGRPESAEAGKLFVMAGGDEQVLRSCKRVFAALAQKVYHVGENPAHAHLMKILGNFMLVSNVQILSEALALAEKSGLNQKIFLEAMTSSLFSAPLFKNYGGMIIEKAYNKKNGFGMPLALKDIRLAQEAAANAGSPLPMASLVHDQVVTAMARGLGQMDLSALGKLAADNAGIIDQSSSLLNRDRSMDLESDIPH, from the coding sequence ATGAAAATCGGATTTATGGGACTCGGTCACATGGGTTCAAAAATGGCCGCAAGGATTCTTCAGGCAGGATTTGAACTGAGCGTCTACAATCGCACCCCAGCTGCCGCGAAGGAATTGGTCTCCCAAGGGGCAAAGCTTGTGGAAAGCCCCGCTGATTTGCACGACTGTCATATCGTCATCTCAATGCTCTCAGATGACAAGGCGGTTGAAAGCGTGGTTTACGGTGATCGTGGTTTCCTGAAGCATGTTGAACCCGGAACGATCCATATTTCGATGAGTACAATCAGTCCCTCGTTGGCCGAGCACATGGATATCGATCATCAAATGGTGAATTGCTTTCTGGTCGGAGCCCCGGTTTTTGGTCGACCAGAATCAGCAGAGGCTGGAAAGCTGTTTGTTATGGCTGGAGGCGATGAGCAGGTTTTAAGAAGTTGTAAAAGGGTCTTTGCCGCTTTAGCGCAAAAAGTTTATCACGTCGGCGAAAATCCGGCCCATGCTCACCTGATGAAAATCCTGGGTAATTTCATGCTGGTCTCAAATGTTCAAATACTGTCTGAAGCCCTGGCTTTGGCGGAAAAATCCGGGCTCAATCAAAAAATCTTTTTGGAAGCCATGACCAGCTCGTTGTTCTCGGCGCCGTTGTTTAAGAACTATGGTGGGATGATTATCGAGAAGGCTTACAACAAAAAGAACGGCTTCGGAATGCCTCTGGCACTCAAGGATATTCGCCTGGCCCAAGAGGCTGCCGCCAATGCGGGAAGTCCCTTGCCGATGGCGAGCTTGGTGCATGATCAGGTGGTCACCGCCATGGCTCGTGGATTGGGGCAGATGGATCTCAGCGCTCTCGGAAAGTTAGCCGCCGATAACGCTGGCATCATCGATCAGAGTTCCAGTCTGCTGAATAGAGATCGCAGTATGGATCTAGAGAGCGATATTCCTCACTAA
- a CDS encoding S8 family serine peptidase yields the protein MQARNSRFSRQFSLLFVSALLMAGCNSAKSPMSNSVNAEFLDGLYSTRPTLSEPMVAILKLQNPALLETSERQNGKLVVDKKLLKAIQAEQEATIQELQKISPDIRILIRYKFVLNAVTIWAPADAFDKIKALPNVTLSEKSAPFARPLPMAKEKLKGIVGANTSVKFIGSEAAYQQNIRGEGMKVGIIDTGIDYTHKMFYGEGTEEAYNAVDPSKPNAGFPNKKVVGGIDLVGSDYNTSSADYKKRIPVPDANPLDEAGHGTHVAGTVAGIGDGVNTYDGVAPAADLYAIKVFGAKGSTSDEAVIAALEYSVNPSGDMTFDDQLDVVNLSLGSGYGSAHIMYNHAIRNLVRGGTIVVASGGNSGDKSFIVGAPGVSDDAISVASSIDNMNHNIQFPTAQFSVGDKSVSAEAIEGSITKKLADIAELKGEIIALGYADADFQSPLKEQIKGKVAFIDRGKVAFADKIKRAHEAGAIAVVVANNADGDPFIMGGDGSYDIPSVMISLKDGNALKELLKLGAVSVNLKPEALIEKAWLVDTISPFSSRGPRSEDGLIKPEIAAPGTNIISADIGGGAQGVTMSGTSMAGPHIAGVMALLKQKHHNLNPYELKSVLLGHGKVIADADKKTYTVSRQGAGRVQVAESLNAKLVTVPSTLSFGITDVEKQKTLVQQITLKNISSETLNLKPQWNGSAALQVNAPSVTLAAGETKTISVTAKVVASLMKSANDELDGFLKYTTDKEMIVQLPALAVARQISQISAKSLVVHSTSAADSAGSLAEVVIQNKGLNKGEAYLFNLLATDSRKKDSKPDLAHNRNCDMQSAGYRVIEKDGQRLLQVAVKLYEGMTTWNRCEVNVQIDSNNDNQADQELAGLPQSSLPGLKGEEFVSLLLDGNQAREMRKQYETDFAADPEKATEDYTQAVVDQRGMGVFDNSTLAIVEADISQLAISDTGELSIKVSTTHEDSGAIEYDDYLDKQEQTWQKISVEKMGASFAQMPEVVELNGHDSITVPLLKGYGSSELILYAPQNKSVRDVLLEDTQSQIVPATYEE from the coding sequence ATGCAAGCACGCAACTCTAGATTCTCTCGCCAGTTTTCACTTCTCTTTGTATCTGCGCTTTTAATGGCTGGATGTAACTCGGCGAAATCGCCAATGAGCAACTCTGTGAATGCGGAGTTCTTGGATGGTCTTTACTCCACCCGCCCTACTTTGAGCGAACCCATGGTCGCAATTCTTAAATTGCAAAACCCGGCTCTTCTGGAAACCTCAGAAAGACAAAATGGCAAGCTTGTCGTTGACAAGAAATTACTCAAGGCGATTCAAGCAGAGCAAGAGGCAACGATTCAAGAGTTGCAAAAAATCTCTCCCGACATTCGCATTCTTATTCGCTACAAATTCGTTTTGAATGCGGTCACGATCTGGGCCCCTGCTGATGCGTTCGATAAAATCAAAGCACTTCCAAACGTGACTCTTTCAGAAAAATCAGCACCCTTTGCGCGTCCTTTGCCTATGGCTAAAGAAAAACTCAAAGGAATAGTCGGTGCCAACACTTCTGTGAAATTCATTGGCAGCGAAGCCGCCTATCAACAAAACATCCGCGGTGAGGGCATGAAAGTCGGCATCATCGATACCGGCATCGACTACACTCATAAGATGTTCTATGGCGAAGGCACGGAAGAGGCTTACAATGCCGTGGATCCTTCAAAACCAAACGCCGGCTTTCCGAACAAAAAAGTTGTAGGTGGCATTGACCTGGTCGGTAGCGACTACAACACTTCTTCCGCAGACTACAAAAAACGTATTCCCGTTCCAGATGCCAATCCTTTGGATGAAGCAGGCCACGGAACTCACGTTGCCGGAACTGTTGCCGGTATTGGTGATGGCGTAAATACTTATGATGGCGTTGCCCCTGCCGCTGATCTTTATGCGATTAAAGTCTTTGGTGCCAAAGGCTCAACCAGTGATGAAGCGGTCATTGCGGCGCTAGAATACTCTGTGAATCCATCTGGCGACATGACCTTTGACGATCAGCTGGATGTCGTGAATCTTTCTTTGGGTAGCGGTTACGGCAGCGCCCATATTATGTACAACCACGCCATCAGAAACTTGGTCCGTGGTGGAACGATCGTCGTCGCTTCTGGCGGTAACTCTGGTGATAAGAGCTTTATTGTGGGAGCACCCGGCGTTTCAGACGATGCAATTTCAGTCGCTTCAAGCATCGACAATATGAACCACAACATTCAATTCCCAACGGCGCAATTCTCTGTAGGCGACAAATCCGTCAGCGCGGAAGCGATTGAAGGATCTATCACCAAAAAACTTGCCGACATTGCTGAGCTCAAAGGCGAAATCATTGCATTGGGTTACGCCGATGCTGACTTTCAATCTCCATTGAAGGAACAAATCAAAGGCAAAGTGGCCTTTATTGATCGTGGTAAAGTGGCCTTTGCAGATAAGATCAAAAGAGCTCACGAAGCTGGTGCAATTGCCGTGGTCGTCGCTAACAATGCCGATGGCGATCCCTTCATCATGGGTGGCGATGGTTCTTATGACATCCCTTCTGTTATGATCTCTTTGAAGGATGGCAATGCTCTTAAAGAACTTCTAAAGCTAGGTGCCGTCAGCGTTAACCTTAAGCCAGAAGCTTTGATTGAAAAAGCATGGCTGGTTGATACGATTTCTCCATTCTCTTCTCGCGGTCCGCGTTCGGAAGATGGTTTGATCAAACCTGAAATTGCGGCTCCAGGGACTAATATTATTTCTGCGGATATCGGCGGTGGCGCTCAAGGTGTGACGATGTCAGGAACATCCATGGCCGGTCCACATATCGCAGGCGTTATGGCTTTATTGAAACAAAAACACCACAATCTCAATCCTTACGAGTTGAAATCCGTTCTTTTGGGTCATGGCAAAGTGATCGCAGATGCTGACAAAAAAACCTATACTGTCAGCCGCCAAGGTGCTGGTCGCGTGCAAGTAGCCGAGTCTTTGAATGCAAAGCTTGTGACTGTGCCATCAACGCTTTCATTCGGTATCACCGACGTTGAAAAACAAAAAACCCTGGTTCAACAGATCACATTGAAGAACATCAGTTCCGAGACATTGAATCTGAAACCACAATGGAATGGCTCTGCCGCTTTGCAGGTCAACGCGCCCAGCGTGACTTTAGCTGCCGGTGAAACAAAAACAATCTCAGTCACTGCTAAAGTGGTTGCGTCTTTGATGAAAAGCGCTAACGACGAACTCGATGGCTTCTTGAAGTACACAACCGATAAAGAAATGATCGTGCAACTTCCAGCCTTGGCAGTGGCTCGTCAGATCTCACAAATCAGCGCGAAGTCCTTGGTGGTTCACTCCACTTCCGCCGCAGACAGCGCTGGCAGTCTGGCGGAAGTTGTGATCCAAAATAAGGGCCTCAATAAGGGTGAAGCTTATTTATTCAATCTTTTGGCGACGGACTCCCGTAAAAAGGACAGCAAGCCTGACTTGGCTCACAATAGAAACTGTGACATGCAGTCTGCGGGCTACCGCGTGATTGAAAAAGACGGTCAACGCCTGTTGCAGGTCGCGGTGAAGCTCTATGAGGGTATGACTACCTGGAATCGTTGCGAAGTGAATGTGCAAATTGATTCAAATAACGACAATCAAGCCGACCAGGAACTTGCGGGCCTTCCGCAATCAAGCTTGCCTGGATTGAAAGGCGAGGAATTCGTCAGCCTTCTTCTGGATGGCAATCAGGCTCGAGAAATGCGCAAACAATATGAAACTGATTTTGCCGCAGATCCTGAAAAAGCGACGGAGGATTATACTCAGGCTGTCGTGGATCAAAGAGGCATGGGAGTTTTCGACAACTCGACTCTCGCAATTGTTGAAGCCGATATTTCACAGTTGGCTATTTCTGACACGGGCGAGTTGAGCATTAAGGTTTCAACGACCCATGAAGATTCTGGTGCCATTGAGTACGACGATTATCTGGATAAACAGGAGCAAACTTGGCAGAAGATTTCCGTCGAAAAAATGGGAGCTTCTTTTGCTCAGATGCCGGAAGTGGTTGAATTGAATGGCCATGACAGTATCACAGTTCCTCTCTTGAAAGGTTATGGATCCAGCGAGCTCATTCTTTATGCTCCCCAAAATAAATCTGTGCGCGACGTCTTGCTTGAAGACACGCAATCGCAGATTGTGCCTGCGACTTACGAAGAATAG
- a CDS encoding flavin reductase family protein, with protein sequence MKKRNYPLKDVYRLLEPGPVALVTTSYRGESNIMTMSWQTMIDFEPPIVACVISNRNHSFEMIRKSKECVLNIPTLEIAKQVVGCGNTSGDSVDKFKKFKLTALPATTVKAPLIDECYASLECKVIDSKLANKYNLFFLEVQKAWVAPLKKYPSTLHHFGDGHFMIAGKTIKLASKMK encoded by the coding sequence ATGAAAAAAAGGAATTATCCACTCAAAGATGTTTATCGTTTGCTGGAACCTGGCCCAGTGGCCCTTGTAACTACGTCCTACCGGGGCGAATCCAACATTATGACGATGTCCTGGCAGACAATGATCGACTTCGAGCCACCGATTGTGGCCTGTGTGATCAGCAATCGAAACCATAGCTTTGAGATGATTAGAAAAAGCAAAGAATGCGTACTCAACATTCCGACCTTGGAAATTGCCAAACAAGTTGTTGGCTGCGGGAATACCTCCGGAGATTCCGTCGATAAGTTTAAAAAGTTCAAATTGACGGCTCTGCCTGCGACCACCGTCAAAGCACCCCTCATTGACGAATGCTATGCCAGTTTAGAATGCAAGGTCATCGACAGTAAATTGGCCAATAAGTACAACTTGTTCTTTTTAGAAGTTCAAAAAGCATGGGTGGCGCCACTTAAAAAATATCCCTCCACGCTTCATCATTTTGGGGATGGTCACTTTATGATTGCAGGTAAAACCATCAAACTCGCTTCCAAAATGAAATAA
- a CDS encoding cryptochrome/photolyase family protein: protein MELILVLGNQLFDPSRWPENLKGPTTVFMREDRELCTYFRFHKHKIIFFLAAMRAYKDELIDSGRSVHYEELGVDQKSYDDSLAFYIKKNKVKKVYLFEVEDKFFETRILEVFKTLRVDFEVLRSPMFLTSRVGFSDYLKKYKKPFMKNFYEQQRKRFKILVDHEMRPAGGQWSFDEENRLPLPADIFPPDLPSFPKDPHVRAVQKVCDVFFENHPGDVEEFWLPVRRDQAKQWLEDFLKNKLNSFGPYEDALAIHSDFVFHSVLTPFLNTGLLTPQEVI, encoded by the coding sequence GTGGAATTGATCTTGGTATTGGGAAACCAGTTGTTCGATCCTTCGCGCTGGCCTGAAAATTTAAAAGGGCCAACGACGGTATTCATGCGGGAAGACCGTGAGTTGTGTACATATTTTCGTTTTCACAAGCATAAAATTATTTTCTTTTTGGCGGCTATGCGTGCCTACAAAGATGAGCTGATTGATTCGGGCCGATCAGTTCACTATGAAGAGTTAGGCGTTGATCAAAAAAGCTATGATGACAGCCTGGCTTTCTATATTAAAAAAAATAAGGTTAAAAAAGTATATCTATTTGAAGTTGAGGATAAGTTTTTTGAAACGCGCATTCTGGAAGTTTTTAAAACCTTGCGGGTGGATTTCGAAGTCCTAAGATCTCCGATGTTTCTCACCAGTCGTGTTGGTTTTTCAGACTACCTTAAGAAATACAAAAAGCCGTTCATGAAGAACTTCTATGAACAGCAACGTAAGAGATTTAAAATTTTGGTCGATCATGAGATGCGGCCGGCGGGTGGGCAGTGGAGTTTTGATGAGGAAAATCGCCTGCCATTGCCTGCAGATATTTTCCCGCCGGATCTGCCAAGCTTTCCCAAAGATCCCCATGTTCGAGCGGTGCAAAAAGTTTGTGACGTTTTTTTTGAGAATCATCCAGGAGATGTCGAAGAGTTTTGGCTGCCGGTCCGGCGCGATCAAGCCAAACAATGGCTTGAAGACTTTCTAAAAAACAAACTGAATTCTTTCGGCCCCTATGAAGATGCGCTGGCGATTCACTCGGATTTCGTGTTTCATTCGGTGCTCACTCCCTTTTTAAATACGGGATTGCTCACGCCTCAGGAAGTTATCTAG
- a CDS encoding cryptochrome/photolyase family protein, with the protein MSIASLEAFVRQVIGWREFVRGIYQNFSATQDTVNFWGHHRKLSSVWYKGGSHLPQLERTLKKVFKYSYCHHIERLMVLGNLMLLLEVDPRDAHRWFMEMFVDSSDWVMGPNVYGMALFSDGGIFATKPYICGSNYWRKMSKEKAGDWCEGLDGLYWGFIEKHRDFFAQNPRLSMMVKNLDKLDPARKKKIFAAGEALKNELTEMV; encoded by the coding sequence GTGTCGATAGCCTCTCTGGAGGCCTTTGTCAGGCAGGTGATTGGCTGGCGAGAGTTTGTTCGCGGAATCTACCAGAACTTCAGTGCCACTCAGGATACGGTCAATTTTTGGGGACATCATCGCAAGCTTTCTTCAGTGTGGTACAAGGGCGGGAGTCATCTTCCACAACTGGAAAGAACTCTGAAGAAAGTTTTCAAATACAGTTACTGCCACCATATTGAGCGCCTCATGGTGCTGGGCAATCTCATGTTACTCCTGGAAGTGGACCCCCGGGATGCACATCGTTGGTTCATGGAGATGTTTGTAGATTCATCGGATTGGGTAATGGGACCGAATGTTTACGGAATGGCCTTGTTCAGTGATGGCGGCATTTTTGCGACCAAACCCTATATTTGTGGTTCAAACTATTGGCGCAAAATGAGTAAGGAAAAGGCCGGGGACTGGTGCGAGGGTTTGGATGGTCTGTATTGGGGCTTTATTGAAAAGCACCGCGATTTTTTTGCACAAAATCCGCGTCTTTCGATGATGGTTAAAAACCTGGACAAATTGGATCCAGCCAGAAAAAAGAAGATATTTGCGGCTGGAGAAGCCTTGAAAAATGAGTTGACGGAGATGGTATGA
- the wecB gene encoding non-hydrolyzing UDP-N-acetylglucosamine 2-epimerase, with product MKTLLFVFGTRPETIKMAPLILKAKQDSRFKVLVCSTGQHREMIKPLFDFFGITPDFDLDLMKPGQSLTDISMGVMTGVHRILQESKIDAVLIQGDTSSCFVGSLVSFYHRVPVMHIEAGLRSGDIYSPYPEEFNRKATGLVAHTHFAPTETAKENLLSEQYPDRDIFVTGNTGIDALFEVRRKLCEDVALKTQFDRDYSFLHTDKKLVLVTVHRRESFGLPMEEVMRGLMELSKQDDIELLIPLHMNPQVRKSAEKIFGAQAQWVDKGVPPRSGETKIWLCEPVDYVPFVYLMNRAHLIITDSGGVQEEAPSLGKPILVAREKTERPEAIAAGTSKLIPLEHKAFLNTALEVLRDPSIYRNMSEAKNPFGDGTSSEKILSLVAERI from the coding sequence GTGAAAACGCTGCTCTTTGTTTTTGGTACCCGTCCCGAAACGATCAAAATGGCTCCGCTCATTCTTAAAGCAAAACAAGATTCCCGCTTTAAGGTGTTAGTCTGTTCGACCGGTCAACATCGTGAAATGATCAAGCCTCTGTTTGATTTTTTTGGCATCACCCCTGACTTCGATCTGGATTTGATGAAGCCCGGTCAATCGCTGACGGATATTTCCATGGGGGTCATGACTGGTGTTCACCGTATTCTTCAAGAATCCAAAATCGATGCCGTGCTTATTCAAGGAGACACCTCAAGCTGCTTTGTCGGAAGCCTGGTGAGTTTTTACCACCGCGTGCCGGTGATGCACATTGAAGCGGGTCTGAGATCTGGAGATATTTATTCACCCTATCCTGAGGAATTCAACCGCAAGGCCACGGGCCTGGTGGCACACACTCACTTTGCACCGACCGAGACTGCCAAAGAAAATCTTCTCTCGGAGCAATATCCAGATAGAGATATCTTTGTCACTGGCAACACTGGCATTGATGCTCTTTTCGAAGTGCGCAGAAAACTTTGTGAAGACGTGGCACTCAAGACCCAGTTCGACCGGGATTATTCATTTTTGCACACCGACAAAAAGCTGGTTTTAGTAACGGTCCACCGCCGTGAGTCCTTTGGACTTCCTATGGAAGAGGTCATGCGCGGACTGATGGAACTATCAAAGCAGGATGACATTGAACTTTTGATTCCTTTGCATATGAATCCACAAGTTCGCAAGTCTGCGGAAAAGATTTTTGGCGCACAAGCGCAGTGGGTTGATAAGGGAGTGCCTCCCCGATCAGGTGAAACCAAGATTTGGCTGTGCGAGCCGGTGGATTATGTTCCCTTCGTTTATTTGATGAATCGTGCGCACTTAATCATTACGGACTCTGGCGGCGTTCAGGAAGAAGCGCCCTCATTGGGGAAGCCTATCTTGGTGGCCAGGGAGAAAACAGAACGTCCCGAGGCTATTGCTGCCGGGACTTCCAAACTCATTCCCCTGGAGCACAAGGCCTTTTTAAATACGGCGTTGGAGGTCCTGCGTGATCCAAGCATTTACAGGAACATGTCGGAGGCAAAAAATCCCTTCGGCGACGGCACCTCCAGTGAAAAGATTCTCTCTTTGGTGGCCGAAAGAATATAA
- a CDS encoding TIGR03643 family protein, whose translation MSISARNREKWSSLTADDKDRIVRMAWEDRTAFDAIKEQFQLTPNEVVKFMRTQLDEKAYKRWRRRANEQGHLKHEMQRPFVEGRFKCRRQRSDGSTKGWK comes from the coding sequence ATGTCAATCTCAGCGCGTAATCGCGAAAAATGGAGCTCTTTGACGGCGGATGATAAGGACCGCATTGTGCGCATGGCCTGGGAAGATCGCACGGCCTTTGATGCCATTAAAGAGCAGTTTCAACTCACGCCGAATGAAGTCGTGAAGTTCATGCGCACGCAGCTTGATGAAAAAGCCTATAAGCGCTGGCGACGTCGCGCCAATGAACAGGGGCATCTGAAGCATGAAATGCAAAGACCCTTTGTGGAAGGGCGCTTTAAATGCAGAAGACAGCGTTCTGACGGGTCCACCAAAGGATGGAAGTGA
- a CDS encoding CoA-binding protein, translating into MKEKVAILGASNKPDRYAYKALKMLQEYGHTPLPVNPAFDEIEGVKVAKSLDELSDIDTVTLYMNPHRLEEQVDRLIRLKPKRVIFNPGTESKEIEQKLKAAGIQTTEACTLVLLRTNQFEE; encoded by the coding sequence ATGAAGGAAAAAGTCGCAATTCTAGGTGCCAGCAACAAGCCGGATCGTTACGCCTACAAGGCTCTCAAGATGCTGCAAGAATATGGGCACACTCCCCTGCCTGTGAACCCTGCATTCGATGAAATTGAGGGCGTTAAAGTTGCGAAATCTTTGGATGAACTCTCTGACATCGATACGGTCACTCTTTATATGAATCCTCACCGCCTTGAAGAGCAAGTGGACCGTCTCATCAGGCTCAAACCTAAACGAGTTATCTTTAACCCCGGGACTGAGTCCAAAGAGATCGAGCAAAAACTTAAGGCTGCGGGTATTCAGACGACCGAAGCTTGTACCCTCGTACTTCTACGCACAAACCAATTCGAAGAGTAA
- a CDS encoding hotdog fold thioesterase — MIWMQKPTLEALQKACKNTMCDHLGMEFTDVGDDYLVAKMPVDQRTKQPAGLLHGGASVALAETLGSVASLFCIPSNQKMPVGIEINANHLKSATSGFVSGKVTPIRVGQNLHVWNIEIHNEKSELVCVSRLSVMIVDKKQ; from the coding sequence ATGATCTGGATGCAAAAACCGACTCTTGAAGCCCTTCAAAAAGCCTGCAAAAACACCATGTGCGATCACCTCGGCATGGAGTTCACTGATGTGGGAGACGACTACTTGGTCGCAAAGATGCCGGTCGATCAACGTACGAAGCAGCCCGCTGGATTACTTCACGGTGGAGCCTCGGTTGCGCTTGCTGAAACGCTCGGCAGCGTGGCCTCATTGTTCTGCATTCCTTCAAATCAAAAGATGCCCGTGGGCATTGAAATCAACGCCAATCATTTGAAATCTGCCACTTCAGGCTTTGTTTCCGGGAAGGTCACTCCTATCCGCGTAGGTCAAAACCTTCACGTTTGGAATATTGAAATCCATAACGAGAAATCAGAATTGGTCTGCGTGAGCAGACTCAGCGTGATGATCGTCGACAAGAAACAATAG
- a CDS encoding branched-chain amino acid aminotransferase — MSDIKTTLTTAPKALPPSDQLGFGQYFTDHMFVAKYMEGKGWYDAQILPYGPLPLDPGASVFHYGQALFEGMKAFRQADGKIVFFRPEFNHDRMAQGAERMCLEAPPLDLFMQGLHELVKVDQRWIPHEPNTALYIRPTLIGTESFLGVRPSRETMFFILLSPVGSYYSEGTKPVKIWTEEKYLRAAPGGLGAVKAGANYASSLKAALEAKKKGYAQVLWLDVEHQGIEEVGTMNVFFVFKNEIVTPALNGSILNGGTRDAIIELLHSKNLPIVERKITITEVVERLQKGELLEAFGTGTAAVISPIGELHYQGKDWVINGGQTGELSTKLYNEITSIQRGQMPDTQGWITPLV; from the coding sequence ATGAGCGATATCAAAACAACCCTGACAACTGCGCCTAAAGCCCTTCCACCCTCTGATCAACTTGGATTTGGTCAATACTTCACCGACCACATGTTCGTTGCCAAGTATATGGAAGGCAAAGGCTGGTATGATGCTCAAATTCTTCCTTACGGCCCACTTCCATTGGATCCTGGTGCCTCCGTATTTCACTACGGTCAGGCCTTGTTTGAAGGCATGAAGGCTTTCCGTCAAGCTGATGGCAAAATCGTTTTCTTCAGACCTGAATTCAATCATGACCGTATGGCTCAAGGTGCGGAACGCATGTGTTTGGAAGCTCCGCCATTGGATCTTTTCATGCAAGGTCTTCATGAGTTGGTGAAAGTGGATCAACGCTGGATTCCCCATGAGCCCAACACAGCCTTGTACATTCGCCCAACCCTGATTGGGACTGAATCCTTCTTGGGTGTGCGCCCTTCGCGCGAAACCATGTTCTTTATCCTTCTTTCTCCGGTCGGTTCTTATTACTCCGAGGGCACGAAGCCAGTTAAAATTTGGACGGAAGAAAAATATCTTCGCGCAGCCCCGGGCGGTTTGGGAGCAGTGAAAGCCGGAGCCAACTATGCTTCCAGCTTGAAAGCGGCACTTGAAGCGAAGAAAAAAGGCTATGCCCAAGTTCTTTGGTTGGATGTCGAGCATCAGGGCATTGAAGAAGTGGGCACGATGAATGTGTTCTTCGTCTTCAAAAATGAAATCGTAACGCCGGCTTTGAATGGCAGCATTTTGAATGGCGGAACTCGTGATGCAATCATCGAGCTTCTTCATTCAAAAAATCTTCCGATCGTCGAAAGAAAAATCACCATCACTGAAGTTGTAGAACGTCTGCAAAAAGGCGAGCTTTTGGAAGCTTTTGGTACTGGCACTGCAGCTGTGATCTCACCAATTGGCGAGCTTCACTATCAAGGCAAAGACTGGGTTATCAACGGTGGCCAAACTGGGGAACTCAGCACGAAGCTTTACAACGAAATCACTTCGATTCAACGCGGGCAAATGCCGGACACTCAAGGTTGGATCACTCCACTCGTTTAG